The Miscanthus floridulus cultivar M001 chromosome 7, ASM1932011v1, whole genome shotgun sequence genome includes a region encoding these proteins:
- the LOC136462750 gene encoding uncharacterized protein has translation MASAVASNVHAGPAAAGPMSFGWLGPPRLSFGAHDAAVAEEQEPASTAAASKAEPAAISKDFIDFEFSLGGSATMLPADELFADGKLLPLRPQAPGGKTAATEAERERVRRDTALVAEVMPSPDAVRAMHPAAAEVALDPYVFSPKAPTCSSRWRELLRLRKVQTPQKPSPSASALPSASPAATAVTPSRASNSSAARSLKLLLLQRNGGRASGAAASDLSAAPLLRDSSDSETSLSLASSRFSLSSSSSSSGHDQDDLPRHSLDSVDPTPRPRIRLVRSHPHAPQPQSHLQPHPPVAASASAPAPAPARAAHSPARRRPSPSTPPPPSVVSVDSPRMNASGKIVFQGLERSSSSPAGSVHSSMRSRSRVMDRSYSAGVRATPVVLNVPVCSRPVFGFFKDKKDAAAKDAASARARSALGRRTPTGGSTTLAAAGAGGVSGRDLGNVTDTVRFG, from the coding sequence atggcctccGCCGTCGCTAGCAACGTGCACGCGGGACCCGCCGCCGCAGGGCCCATGTCCTTCGGCTGGCTCGGCCCGCCGCGCCTGTCCTTCGGCGCCCACGACGccgcggtggcggaggagcaggAGCCTGCCTCCACGGCGGCGGCGTCCAAGGCGGAGCCGGCGGCGATCTCTAAGGACTTCATCGACTTCGAGTTCAGCCTCGGTGGGTCCGCCACCATGCTCCCCGCGGACGAGCTCTTCGCCGACGGGAAGCTGCTCCCGCTCCGGCCGCAAGCCCCCGGCGGGAAGACGGCGGCGacggaggccgagcgggagcggGTGCGGCGGGACACTGCGCTGGTCGCGGAGGTCATGCCCTCACCGGATGCGGTCAGGGCTATGCATCCAGCAGCGGCCGAGGTTGCGCTCGACCCGTACGTGTTCTCGCCCAAGGCGCCCACGTGCTCCAGCCGGTGGCGTGAGCTGCTCCGGCTCAGGAAGGTCCAGACGCCGCAGAAGCCGTCCCCGTCCGCGTCCGCGTTGCCGTCAGCGTCCCCCGCGGCGACGGCGGTGACCCCGTCGAGGGCGTCCAACTCCTCGGCGGCCAGATCGCTGaagctgctcctcctccagcGGAACGGCGGCCGCGCGTCGGGCGCCGCCGCGTCTGACCTCTCCGCGGCGCCTCTCCTCCGCGACAGCTCCGACTCGGAGACGTCGCTCTCCCTCGCGTCCTCCCGCTTCTCgctctcgtcgtcgtcctcctcgtccgGCCACGACCAGGACGACTTACCGCGCCACTCCCTCGATTCCGTCGACCCCACCCCACGTCCCCGCATCCGCCTAGTCCGCTCCCACCCCCACGCGCCGCAGCCCCAGTCGCATCTGCAACCACACCCACCCGTCGCTGCATCCGCCtccgctcccgctcccgcgccCGCGCGCGCCGCCCACAGTCCCGCTCGCCGCCGCCCGTCTCCGTCGACCCCGCCGCCGCCAAGCGTGGTCTCTGTGGACTCCCCCCGCATGAACGCGTCAGGCAAGATCGTGTTCCAGGGCCTAGAACGCAGCTCCAGCTCCCCCGCCGGCAGCGTGCACTCGTCGATGCGGTCGCGGTCCCGCGTCATGGACCGATCCTACTCCGCTGGCGTCCGCGCCACGCCGGTCGTGCTCAACGTCCCGGTGTGCTCGCGGCCGGTGTTCGGGTTCTTCAAGGACAAGAAGGACGCGGCGGCCAAGGACGCAGCCTCGGCGCGGGCGCGGTCGGCGCTGGGCCGGAGGACGCCGACTGGCGGCAGCACCACTCTGGCGGCGGCCGGAGCCGGTGGAGTGAGCGGCAGGGATCTCGGCAATGTAACTGACACCGTTCGTTTTGGTTGA